Proteins encoded together in one Microcebus murinus isolate Inina chromosome 18, M.murinus_Inina_mat1.0, whole genome shotgun sequence window:
- the STRADA gene encoding STE20-related kinase adapter protein alpha isoform X1 gives MSFLVSKPERIRRWVSEKFIVEGLRDLELFGEQPPGDTRRKTNEASSESIASFSKQEIMSSFLPEGGCYELLTIIGKGFEDLMTVNLARYKPTGEYVTVRRINLEACSNEMVTFLQGELHVSKLFNHPNIVPYQATFIAENELWVVTSFMAYGSAKDLICTHFMDGMNELAIAYILQGVLKALDYIHHMGYVHRSVKASHILISGDGKVYLSGLRSNLSMISHGQRQRVVHDFPKYSIKVLPWLSPEVLQQNLHGYDAKSDIYSVGITACELANGHVPFKDMPATQMLLEKLNGTVPCLLDTSTIPTEELTMSRSRSTANPGLSENLTTSNPRPSNGDSPCHPYHRTFSPHFHHFVEQCLQRNPDTRPSASTLLNHSFFKQIKRRASEALPELLRPVTPITNFEGSQSQDHSGIFGLVSNLEELEVDDWEF, from the exons AACAGCCTCCGGGTGACACTCGGAGAAAA accAATGAGGCGAGCTCAGAGTCGATAGCATCCTTCTCTAAACAAGAGATCATGAGTAGCTTTCTGCCAGAGGGAGGGTGTTATGAGCTACTCACCATTATAG gCAAAGGATTTGAGGACCTGATGACAGTGAATCTAGCAAGGTACAAACCAACAGGGGAGTATGTGACGGTACGGAGGATTAACCTAGAAGCTTGTTCCAATGAGATGGTGACATTCTTGCAG GGGGAGCTTCATGTCTCTAAACTCTTCAACCATCCCAATATCGTGCCATATCAAGCCACCTTTATTGCAGAGAATGAGCTGTGGGTTGTCACATCATTCATGGCATATG GGTCCGCCAAGGATCTCATCTGTACACACTTCATGGATGGCATGAACGAACTGGCAATTGCTTACATCCTGCAGGGAGTATTGAAGGCCCTCGACTACATCCACCACATGGGATATGTGCACAG GAGTGTCAAAGCCAGCCACATTCTGATCTCCGGGGATGGGAAGGTCTACCTGTCTGGCTTACGCAGCAACCTCAGCATGATCAGCCACGGGCAGCGGCAGCGTGTGGTCCATGATTTTCCTAAGTACAGTATCAAGGTTCTGCCTTGGCTCAGCCCAGAAGTCCTCCAGCAG AATCTTCATGGTTATGATGCCAAGTCTGACATCTACAGTGTGGGAATCACAGCATGTGAACTGGCCAATGGCCATGTCCCCTTTAAGGATATGCCTGCTACCCAG ATGCTGCTGGAGAAACTGAAcggcacagtgccctgcctgttgGACACCAGCACCATCCCCACCGAGGAGCTGACCATGAGCCGCTCTCGCTCCACGGCCAACCCTGGCCTGAGTGAGAACCTGACCACCAGCAACCCCCGGCCCTCCAACGGCGACTCACCTTGCCACCCCTACCACCGAACCTTCTCCCCCCACTTCCACCATTTTGTGGAGCAGTGCCTTCAGCGTAACCCGGACACAAG GCCAAGTGCCAGCACCCTCCTGAACCACTCTTTCTTCAAGCAG ATCAAGCGACGTGCCTCAGAGGCTTTGCCTGAATTACTTCGTCCCGTCACCCCCATCACCAATTTTGAGGGCAGCCAGTCTCAGGATCACAGTGGAATCTTTGGCCTAGTTTCGAACCTGGAAGAGCTGGAGGTGGACGACTGGGAGTTCTGA
- the LIMD2 gene encoding LIM domain-containing protein 2: MFQAAGTAQATPSHEAKGGGGGSTVQRSKSFSLRAQVKETCAACQKTVYPMERLVADKLIFHNTCFCCKHCHTKLSLGSYAALHGEFYCKPHFQQLFKSKGNYDEGFGRKQHKELWAHKEVDPGTKTA; encoded by the exons ATGTTCCAGGCTGCAGGAACCGCCCAGGCCACCCCATCTCAT GAAGCCAAAGGTGGCGGTGGCGGCAGCACGGTGCAGCGCTCCAAG TCCTTCAGCTTGCGGGCCCAGGTGAAGGAGACCTGCGCCGCCTGCCAGAAGACTGTGTACCCCATGGAGCGGCTGGTGGCAGACAAGCTTATTTTCCACAACACCTGCTTCTGCTGCAAGCACTGTCACACCAAACTCAG CCTGGGCAGCTACGCGGCGTTGCACGGGGAGTTTTACTGCAAACCCCACTTTCAGCAGCTGTTTAAGAGCAAAGGCAACTACGATGAGGGGTTTGGCCGCAAGCAGCACAAGGAGCTCTGGGCCCACAAGGAGGTGGACCCTGGCACCAAGACAGCTTGA
- the STRADA gene encoding STE20-related kinase adapter protein alpha isoform X5: MSSFLPEGGCYELLTIIGKGFEDLMTVNLARYKPTGEYVTVRRINLEACSNEMVTFLQGELHVSKLFNHPNIVPYQATFIAENELWVVTSFMAYGSAKDLICTHFMDGMNELAIAYILQGVLKALDYIHHMGYVHRSVKASHILISGDGKVYLSGLRSNLSMISHGQRQRVVHDFPKYSIKVLPWLSPEVLQQNLHGYDAKSDIYSVGITACELANGHVPFKDMPATQMLLEKLNGTVPCLLDTSTIPTEELTMSRSRSTANPGLSENLTTSNPRPSNGDSPCHPYHRTFSPHFHHFVEQCLQRNPDTRPSASTLLNHSFFKQIKRRASEALPELLRPVTPITNFEGSQSQDHSGIFGLVSNLEELEVDDWEF, from the exons ATGAGTAGCTTTCTGCCAGAGGGAGGGTGTTATGAGCTACTCACCATTATAG gCAAAGGATTTGAGGACCTGATGACAGTGAATCTAGCAAGGTACAAACCAACAGGGGAGTATGTGACGGTACGGAGGATTAACCTAGAAGCTTGTTCCAATGAGATGGTGACATTCTTGCAG GGGGAGCTTCATGTCTCTAAACTCTTCAACCATCCCAATATCGTGCCATATCAAGCCACCTTTATTGCAGAGAATGAGCTGTGGGTTGTCACATCATTCATGGCATATG GGTCCGCCAAGGATCTCATCTGTACACACTTCATGGATGGCATGAACGAACTGGCAATTGCTTACATCCTGCAGGGAGTATTGAAGGCCCTCGACTACATCCACCACATGGGATATGTGCACAG GAGTGTCAAAGCCAGCCACATTCTGATCTCCGGGGATGGGAAGGTCTACCTGTCTGGCTTACGCAGCAACCTCAGCATGATCAGCCACGGGCAGCGGCAGCGTGTGGTCCATGATTTTCCTAAGTACAGTATCAAGGTTCTGCCTTGGCTCAGCCCAGAAGTCCTCCAGCAG AATCTTCATGGTTATGATGCCAAGTCTGACATCTACAGTGTGGGAATCACAGCATGTGAACTGGCCAATGGCCATGTCCCCTTTAAGGATATGCCTGCTACCCAG ATGCTGCTGGAGAAACTGAAcggcacagtgccctgcctgttgGACACCAGCACCATCCCCACCGAGGAGCTGACCATGAGCCGCTCTCGCTCCACGGCCAACCCTGGCCTGAGTGAGAACCTGACCACCAGCAACCCCCGGCCCTCCAACGGCGACTCACCTTGCCACCCCTACCACCGAACCTTCTCCCCCCACTTCCACCATTTTGTGGAGCAGTGCCTTCAGCGTAACCCGGACACAAG GCCAAGTGCCAGCACCCTCCTGAACCACTCTTTCTTCAAGCAG ATCAAGCGACGTGCCTCAGAGGCTTTGCCTGAATTACTTCGTCCCGTCACCCCCATCACCAATTTTGAGGGCAGCCAGTCTCAGGATCACAGTGGAATCTTTGGCCTAGTTTCGAACCTGGAAGAGCTGGAGGTGGACGACTGGGAGTTCTGA
- the STRADA gene encoding STE20-related kinase adapter protein alpha isoform X4, with translation MSFLTNEASSESIASFSKQEIMSSFLPEGGCYELLTIIGKGFEDLMTVNLARYKPTGEYVTVRRINLEACSNEMVTFLQGELHVSKLFNHPNIVPYQATFIAENELWVVTSFMAYGSAKDLICTHFMDGMNELAIAYILQGVLKALDYIHHMGYVHRSVKASHILISGDGKVYLSGLRSNLSMISHGQRQRVVHDFPKYSIKVLPWLSPEVLQQNLHGYDAKSDIYSVGITACELANGHVPFKDMPATQMLLEKLNGTVPCLLDTSTIPTEELTMSRSRSTANPGLSENLTTSNPRPSNGDSPCHPYHRTFSPHFHHFVEQCLQRNPDTRPSASTLLNHSFFKQIKRRASEALPELLRPVTPITNFEGSQSQDHSGIFGLVSNLEELEVDDWEF, from the exons accAATGAGGCGAGCTCAGAGTCGATAGCATCCTTCTCTAAACAAGAGATCATGAGTAGCTTTCTGCCAGAGGGAGGGTGTTATGAGCTACTCACCATTATAG gCAAAGGATTTGAGGACCTGATGACAGTGAATCTAGCAAGGTACAAACCAACAGGGGAGTATGTGACGGTACGGAGGATTAACCTAGAAGCTTGTTCCAATGAGATGGTGACATTCTTGCAG GGGGAGCTTCATGTCTCTAAACTCTTCAACCATCCCAATATCGTGCCATATCAAGCCACCTTTATTGCAGAGAATGAGCTGTGGGTTGTCACATCATTCATGGCATATG GGTCCGCCAAGGATCTCATCTGTACACACTTCATGGATGGCATGAACGAACTGGCAATTGCTTACATCCTGCAGGGAGTATTGAAGGCCCTCGACTACATCCACCACATGGGATATGTGCACAG GAGTGTCAAAGCCAGCCACATTCTGATCTCCGGGGATGGGAAGGTCTACCTGTCTGGCTTACGCAGCAACCTCAGCATGATCAGCCACGGGCAGCGGCAGCGTGTGGTCCATGATTTTCCTAAGTACAGTATCAAGGTTCTGCCTTGGCTCAGCCCAGAAGTCCTCCAGCAG AATCTTCATGGTTATGATGCCAAGTCTGACATCTACAGTGTGGGAATCACAGCATGTGAACTGGCCAATGGCCATGTCCCCTTTAAGGATATGCCTGCTACCCAG ATGCTGCTGGAGAAACTGAAcggcacagtgccctgcctgttgGACACCAGCACCATCCCCACCGAGGAGCTGACCATGAGCCGCTCTCGCTCCACGGCCAACCCTGGCCTGAGTGAGAACCTGACCACCAGCAACCCCCGGCCCTCCAACGGCGACTCACCTTGCCACCCCTACCACCGAACCTTCTCCCCCCACTTCCACCATTTTGTGGAGCAGTGCCTTCAGCGTAACCCGGACACAAG GCCAAGTGCCAGCACCCTCCTGAACCACTCTTTCTTCAAGCAG ATCAAGCGACGTGCCTCAGAGGCTTTGCCTGAATTACTTCGTCCCGTCACCCCCATCACCAATTTTGAGGGCAGCCAGTCTCAGGATCACAGTGGAATCTTTGGCCTAGTTTCGAACCTGGAAGAGCTGGAGGTGGACGACTGGGAGTTCTGA
- the STRADA gene encoding STE20-related kinase adapter protein alpha isoform X3, which translates to MSFLVSKPERIRTNEASSESIASFSKQEIMSSFLPEGGCYELLTIIGKGFEDLMTVNLARYKPTGEYVTVRRINLEACSNEMVTFLQGELHVSKLFNHPNIVPYQATFIAENELWVVTSFMAYGSAKDLICTHFMDGMNELAIAYILQGVLKALDYIHHMGYVHRSVKASHILISGDGKVYLSGLRSNLSMISHGQRQRVVHDFPKYSIKVLPWLSPEVLQQNLHGYDAKSDIYSVGITACELANGHVPFKDMPATQMLLEKLNGTVPCLLDTSTIPTEELTMSRSRSTANPGLSENLTTSNPRPSNGDSPCHPYHRTFSPHFHHFVEQCLQRNPDTRPSASTLLNHSFFKQIKRRASEALPELLRPVTPITNFEGSQSQDHSGIFGLVSNLEELEVDDWEF; encoded by the exons accAATGAGGCGAGCTCAGAGTCGATAGCATCCTTCTCTAAACAAGAGATCATGAGTAGCTTTCTGCCAGAGGGAGGGTGTTATGAGCTACTCACCATTATAG gCAAAGGATTTGAGGACCTGATGACAGTGAATCTAGCAAGGTACAAACCAACAGGGGAGTATGTGACGGTACGGAGGATTAACCTAGAAGCTTGTTCCAATGAGATGGTGACATTCTTGCAG GGGGAGCTTCATGTCTCTAAACTCTTCAACCATCCCAATATCGTGCCATATCAAGCCACCTTTATTGCAGAGAATGAGCTGTGGGTTGTCACATCATTCATGGCATATG GGTCCGCCAAGGATCTCATCTGTACACACTTCATGGATGGCATGAACGAACTGGCAATTGCTTACATCCTGCAGGGAGTATTGAAGGCCCTCGACTACATCCACCACATGGGATATGTGCACAG GAGTGTCAAAGCCAGCCACATTCTGATCTCCGGGGATGGGAAGGTCTACCTGTCTGGCTTACGCAGCAACCTCAGCATGATCAGCCACGGGCAGCGGCAGCGTGTGGTCCATGATTTTCCTAAGTACAGTATCAAGGTTCTGCCTTGGCTCAGCCCAGAAGTCCTCCAGCAG AATCTTCATGGTTATGATGCCAAGTCTGACATCTACAGTGTGGGAATCACAGCATGTGAACTGGCCAATGGCCATGTCCCCTTTAAGGATATGCCTGCTACCCAG ATGCTGCTGGAGAAACTGAAcggcacagtgccctgcctgttgGACACCAGCACCATCCCCACCGAGGAGCTGACCATGAGCCGCTCTCGCTCCACGGCCAACCCTGGCCTGAGTGAGAACCTGACCACCAGCAACCCCCGGCCCTCCAACGGCGACTCACCTTGCCACCCCTACCACCGAACCTTCTCCCCCCACTTCCACCATTTTGTGGAGCAGTGCCTTCAGCGTAACCCGGACACAAG GCCAAGTGCCAGCACCCTCCTGAACCACTCTTTCTTCAAGCAG ATCAAGCGACGTGCCTCAGAGGCTTTGCCTGAATTACTTCGTCCCGTCACCCCCATCACCAATTTTGAGGGCAGCCAGTCTCAGGATCACAGTGGAATCTTTGGCCTAGTTTCGAACCTGGAAGAGCTGGAGGTGGACGACTGGGAGTTCTGA
- the STRADA gene encoding STE20-related kinase adapter protein alpha isoform X2, translated as MSFLRWVSEKFIVEGLRDLELFGEQPPGDTRRKTNEASSESIASFSKQEIMSSFLPEGGCYELLTIIGKGFEDLMTVNLARYKPTGEYVTVRRINLEACSNEMVTFLQGELHVSKLFNHPNIVPYQATFIAENELWVVTSFMAYGSAKDLICTHFMDGMNELAIAYILQGVLKALDYIHHMGYVHRSVKASHILISGDGKVYLSGLRSNLSMISHGQRQRVVHDFPKYSIKVLPWLSPEVLQQNLHGYDAKSDIYSVGITACELANGHVPFKDMPATQMLLEKLNGTVPCLLDTSTIPTEELTMSRSRSTANPGLSENLTTSNPRPSNGDSPCHPYHRTFSPHFHHFVEQCLQRNPDTRPSASTLLNHSFFKQIKRRASEALPELLRPVTPITNFEGSQSQDHSGIFGLVSNLEELEVDDWEF; from the exons AACAGCCTCCGGGTGACACTCGGAGAAAA accAATGAGGCGAGCTCAGAGTCGATAGCATCCTTCTCTAAACAAGAGATCATGAGTAGCTTTCTGCCAGAGGGAGGGTGTTATGAGCTACTCACCATTATAG gCAAAGGATTTGAGGACCTGATGACAGTGAATCTAGCAAGGTACAAACCAACAGGGGAGTATGTGACGGTACGGAGGATTAACCTAGAAGCTTGTTCCAATGAGATGGTGACATTCTTGCAG GGGGAGCTTCATGTCTCTAAACTCTTCAACCATCCCAATATCGTGCCATATCAAGCCACCTTTATTGCAGAGAATGAGCTGTGGGTTGTCACATCATTCATGGCATATG GGTCCGCCAAGGATCTCATCTGTACACACTTCATGGATGGCATGAACGAACTGGCAATTGCTTACATCCTGCAGGGAGTATTGAAGGCCCTCGACTACATCCACCACATGGGATATGTGCACAG GAGTGTCAAAGCCAGCCACATTCTGATCTCCGGGGATGGGAAGGTCTACCTGTCTGGCTTACGCAGCAACCTCAGCATGATCAGCCACGGGCAGCGGCAGCGTGTGGTCCATGATTTTCCTAAGTACAGTATCAAGGTTCTGCCTTGGCTCAGCCCAGAAGTCCTCCAGCAG AATCTTCATGGTTATGATGCCAAGTCTGACATCTACAGTGTGGGAATCACAGCATGTGAACTGGCCAATGGCCATGTCCCCTTTAAGGATATGCCTGCTACCCAG ATGCTGCTGGAGAAACTGAAcggcacagtgccctgcctgttgGACACCAGCACCATCCCCACCGAGGAGCTGACCATGAGCCGCTCTCGCTCCACGGCCAACCCTGGCCTGAGTGAGAACCTGACCACCAGCAACCCCCGGCCCTCCAACGGCGACTCACCTTGCCACCCCTACCACCGAACCTTCTCCCCCCACTTCCACCATTTTGTGGAGCAGTGCCTTCAGCGTAACCCGGACACAAG GCCAAGTGCCAGCACCCTCCTGAACCACTCTTTCTTCAAGCAG ATCAAGCGACGTGCCTCAGAGGCTTTGCCTGAATTACTTCGTCCCGTCACCCCCATCACCAATTTTGAGGGCAGCCAGTCTCAGGATCACAGTGGAATCTTTGGCCTAGTTTCGAACCTGGAAGAGCTGGAGGTGGACGACTGGGAGTTCTGA